A stretch of the Streptomyces ortus genome encodes the following:
- a CDS encoding DUF4031 domain-containing protein, translating into MTVYIDPPDWPGHGRMWSHLVSDVSFDELHAFARRLGVPARAFERDHYDIPSHRYEDAVREGAVRVRSREVVRVLHASGLRRPKGRPEARGPGSAA; encoded by the coding sequence GTGACCGTCTACATCGATCCGCCCGACTGGCCCGGGCACGGGCGCATGTGGTCCCACCTCGTGAGCGATGTGTCCTTCGACGAGCTGCACGCGTTCGCGCGGCGGCTGGGCGTGCCCGCCCGCGCCTTCGAGCGCGACCACTACGACATCCCCTCGCACCGGTACGAGGACGCCGTACGGGAGGGCGCGGTGCGGGTGCGCAGCCGCGAGGTCGTACGCGTCCTGCACGCGTCCGGGCTGCGCAGGCCCAAGGGGCGGCCGGAAGCCCGGGGGCCGGGCTCAGCCGCGTAA
- a CDS encoding NADH:flavin oxidoreductase, producing MTVAPSASRAAEVLSRPVALNGLTVPNRIAMAPMTRQFSPGGVPGEDVASYYARRAAAGVGLIVTEGTYVNHESAGNSDRVPRFHGEEQLAGWAKVAADVHAAGGTIVPQLWHIGMVRAAGEPPFADAPAVGPSGLRLDGTAGQGKEMTRADLDDVIQAFADAAADAERIGFDGVELHGAHGYLLDQFLWAGTNRRTDGYGGDLVARTRFAAEIVAAVRAVVSPAFPVLFRYSQWKQDVYKARLAETPAELEALLAPLAAAGVDAFHASTRRYWLPEFDGSDLNLAGWTKKLTGKPVITVGSVGLDGDFLKGFRGEGAPVKGIDDLLDRLENEEFDMIAVGRALLQDPQWAMKVLGGRFGELGAFEAGALRSLS from the coding sequence GTGACTGTCGCCCCCTCCGCCTCCCGCGCCGCCGAGGTTCTTTCCCGGCCCGTGGCCCTCAACGGTCTGACCGTTCCGAACCGGATCGCGATGGCGCCGATGACCCGGCAGTTCTCGCCGGGCGGCGTTCCGGGGGAGGACGTGGCGTCGTACTACGCGCGCCGCGCCGCGGCCGGTGTCGGTCTCATCGTCACCGAGGGCACGTACGTGAACCACGAGTCGGCCGGGAACAGCGACAGGGTCCCGCGGTTCCACGGGGAGGAGCAGCTCGCCGGATGGGCGAAGGTCGCCGCGGACGTGCACGCGGCGGGCGGGACGATCGTGCCTCAGCTCTGGCACATCGGCATGGTGCGCGCCGCCGGTGAACCCCCGTTCGCGGACGCGCCCGCGGTCGGCCCGTCCGGCCTGCGCCTGGACGGCACCGCCGGTCAGGGCAAGGAGATGACCCGGGCCGACCTCGACGACGTCATCCAGGCCTTCGCCGACGCTGCGGCCGACGCCGAGCGCATCGGCTTCGACGGGGTCGAGCTGCACGGCGCGCACGGCTACCTGCTCGACCAGTTCCTGTGGGCGGGCACCAACCGCCGCACGGACGGGTACGGCGGGGACCTCGTCGCCCGTACGAGGTTCGCCGCGGAGATCGTGGCCGCGGTGCGGGCGGTCGTCTCGCCCGCCTTCCCCGTCCTCTTCCGTTACTCGCAGTGGAAGCAGGACGTCTACAAGGCGCGCCTGGCGGAGACGCCGGCGGAGCTTGAGGCTCTGCTGGCCCCTCTCGCCGCGGCCGGTGTGGACGCCTTCCACGCGTCGACGCGGCGCTACTGGCTGCCGGAGTTCGACGGCTCCGACCTGAACCTGGCCGGCTGGACGAAGAAGCTCACCGGCAAGCCCGTCATCACCGTCGGGTCGGTCGGCCTCGACGGGGACTTCCTCAAGGGGTTCCGTGGGGAGGGTGCGCCGGTCAAGGGCATCGACGACCTGCTCGACCGGCTGGAGAACGAGGAGTTCGACATGATCGCGGTCGGCCGCGCGCTGCTTCAGGACCCGCAGTGGGCCATGAAGGTGCTGGGCGGGCGGTTCGGGGAGCTGGGGGCGTTCGAGGCGGGGGCGCTGCGCTCGCTCAGCTGA
- a CDS encoding MurR/RpiR family transcriptional regulator, which produces MTQEVKEIFAGDPPPPPAALAAKVRTLAPSMTRSMQRVAEAVAHDPAGCAALTVTGLAELTGTSEATVVRTARLLGYPGYRDLRLALAGLAAQQQSGRAPAVTADIAVDDPIADVVAKLAYDEQQTLADTAAALDTVQLGAAVGALAAARRTDVYGVGASGLVAQDLTQKLLRIGLIAHAHNDPHLAVTNAVQLRAKDVAIAITHSGATGDVIEPLRVAFEHGATTIAITGRPDGPVTQYADHILTTSTARESELRPAAMSSRTSQLLVVDCLFIGVAQRTYETAAPALSASYEALAHRHRSTPR; this is translated from the coding sequence GTGACCCAAGAAGTGAAGGAAATTTTCGCGGGCGATCCCCCGCCACCCCCCGCAGCCCTCGCCGCAAAGGTCCGCACCCTCGCCCCCTCGATGACCCGCTCCATGCAGCGGGTGGCGGAGGCCGTGGCCCACGACCCCGCGGGCTGCGCGGCCCTCACGGTCACCGGCCTCGCGGAACTGACCGGCACCAGCGAGGCGACGGTCGTCCGCACGGCCCGCCTCCTCGGCTACCCCGGCTACCGCGACCTGCGCCTCGCCCTCGCCGGTCTCGCCGCCCAGCAGCAGTCCGGCCGCGCCCCCGCCGTGACGGCCGACATCGCGGTCGACGACCCGATCGCGGACGTCGTCGCCAAGCTCGCGTACGACGAGCAGCAGACGCTCGCCGACACCGCGGCGGCGCTGGACACGGTGCAGCTGGGCGCGGCGGTGGGCGCGCTCGCGGCGGCCCGCCGTACCGACGTGTACGGCGTCGGGGCGTCCGGGCTCGTCGCCCAGGACCTCACCCAGAAGCTGCTGCGCATCGGGCTCATAGCCCACGCCCACAACGACCCGCATCTCGCCGTGACCAACGCCGTGCAGCTGCGGGCCAAGGACGTGGCGATCGCGATCACGCACTCGGGGGCCACCGGCGACGTCATCGAGCCGTTGCGGGTCGCGTTCGAGCACGGGGCCACGACGATCGCGATCACGGGACGGCCGGACGGGCCGGTGACGCAGTACGCGGATCACATCCTGACCACGTCCACGGCCCGGGAGAGCGAGTTGCGCCCGGCGGCGATGTCGTCGCGGACGAGCCAGCTGCTGGTGGTGGACTGCCTGTTCATCGGGGTCGCGCAACGGACGTACGAGACGGCGGCGCCGGCGCTGTCCGCGTCGTACGAGGCGTTGGCGCACCGGCACCGGAGTACGCCGCGTTAG
- the thrC gene encoding threonine synthase: protein MAAQTVASTTNSTPASVSASAAGSANAVDLGPAAALSCRECGHRVPLGPVFACEECFGPLEIAYDFSGYDTEELRKRIEAGPANIWRYAPLLPVPADVADKPNINPGWTKLVQADNLARELGVDAGKLFVKDDSGNPTHSFKDRVVAQALEAARAFGFTTLSCSSTGNLAGAVGAAAARAGFRSCVFIPHDLEQGKVVMAAVYGGELVGIEGNYDDVNRFCSELIGDPAGEGWGFVNVNLRPYYAEGSKTLAYEICEQLGWRLPDQLVVPIASGSQLTKIDKGLKELIQLGLVEDRPYKIFGAQAEGCSPVSVAYKAGHDVVRPQKPDTIAKSLAIGNPADGPYVLDIARRTGGAVEDVNDDQVVDAIKLLARTEGIFAETAGGVTVGVAKKLIESGLLDPTLTTVVLNTGDGLKTLDAVASDTGLTATIRPNLDSFHEAGLGS, encoded by the coding sequence ATGGCTGCGCAGACAGTTGCAAGCACCACGAATTCCACCCCCGCGTCCGTGTCCGCCTCCGCCGCGGGCTCCGCGAACGCCGTCGACCTCGGTCCGGCCGCCGCGCTCTCCTGCCGCGAGTGCGGCCACCGCGTCCCGCTCGGTCCGGTCTTCGCCTGCGAGGAGTGTTTCGGCCCGCTGGAGATCGCGTACGACTTCTCGGGTTACGACACCGAGGAACTCCGCAAGCGGATCGAAGCGGGTCCCGCGAACATCTGGCGCTACGCGCCGCTGCTGCCCGTCCCCGCGGACGTGGCGGACAAGCCGAACATCAACCCCGGCTGGACCAAGCTCGTCCAGGCCGACAACCTGGCGCGTGAGCTGGGCGTCGACGCCGGCAAGCTCTTCGTCAAGGACGACTCCGGCAACCCGACGCACTCCTTCAAGGACCGCGTCGTCGCCCAGGCGCTGGAGGCCGCGCGCGCCTTCGGCTTCACCACCCTCTCCTGCTCCTCCACCGGCAACCTGGCGGGCGCGGTGGGCGCCGCCGCCGCGCGGGCCGGTTTCCGTTCCTGCGTGTTCATCCCGCACGACCTGGAGCAGGGCAAGGTCGTCATGGCCGCGGTCTACGGCGGCGAGCTCGTCGGCATCGAGGGCAACTACGACGACGTGAACCGTTTCTGCTCCGAGCTGATCGGCGACCCGGCCGGCGAGGGCTGGGGCTTCGTCAACGTCAACCTGCGGCCGTACTACGCGGAGGGCTCCAAGACCCTGGCGTACGAGATCTGTGAGCAGCTCGGCTGGCGGCTGCCGGACCAGCTGGTCGTGCCGATCGCCTCCGGTTCGCAGCTGACGAAGATCGACAAGGGGCTCAAGGAGCTGATCCAGCTCGGCCTCGTCGAGGACAGGCCGTACAAGATCTTCGGTGCCCAGGCCGAGGGCTGTTCACCGGTGTCCGTCGCCTACAAGGCCGGGCACGACGTCGTACGCCCGCAGAAGCCGGACACGATCGCGAAGTCGCTCGCGATCGGGAACCCGGCCGACGGGCCGTACGTGCTCGACATCGCCCGCCGGACGGGCGGGGCTGTGGAGGACGTGAACGACGACCAGGTCGTCGACGCGATCAAGCTGCTGGCGCGGACCGAGGGGATCTTCGCGGAGACCGCCGGCGGGGTGACGGTGGGGGTCGCGAAGAAGCTGATCGAGAGCGGGCTGCTCGACCCGACGCTGACGACCGTCGTCCTCAACACCGGGGACGGTCTGAAGACGCTGGACGCCGTGGCCTCCGACACGGGGCTGACCGCGACCATCCGTCCGAACCTCGATTCCTTCCACGAGGCCGGGCTCGGGTCCTGA
- a CDS encoding MoaD/ThiS family protein, translating into MSVNVRIPTILRTYTGGRAEVAAEGATLAEVIADLEKNHTGIAARVLDDQGKLRRFVNVYVNDDDVRFEQGLETATPDGVGVSIIPAVAGG; encoded by the coding sequence GTGAGCGTCAACGTCCGTATCCCCACCATCCTGCGTACCTACACGGGTGGTCGGGCCGAGGTGGCCGCCGAAGGGGCGACCCTCGCCGAGGTCATCGCCGATCTGGAGAAGAACCACACCGGTATCGCGGCCCGTGTCCTGGACGACCAGGGCAAGCTGCGGCGGTTCGTCAACGTGTACGTGAACGACGACGACGTCCGCTTCGAGCAGGGTCTGGAGACGGCCACGCCGGACGGCGTCGGGGTCTCGATCATCCCGGCGGTCGCCGGCGGCTGA
- the murQ gene encoding N-acetylmuramic acid 6-phosphate etherase — MTSSADATDAPSPSPAEYRDVRAELEVLTTEAFRPEHSDIDRLPTLDIARIMNGEDATVPTAVAAQLPDIAAAIDAIAERMGRGGRLVYAGAGTAGRLGVLDASECPPTFNTDPAEVVGLIAGGPAAMTTSAEGAEDSAELAVADLSALDLTADDTVVGVSASGRTPYAIGAVEHARALGALTVGLSCNADSALAAAAEHGIEVVVGPELLTGSTRLKAGTAQKLVLNMLSTITMIRLGKTYGNLMVDVRASNEKLRARSRRIVALATGASDEEIEAALAATDGEVKNAILAILGGVDAATAAHLLTTSNGHLREALTAVPHV, encoded by the coding sequence ATGACCTCAAGCGCCGACGCCACCGACGCCCCCTCCCCTTCCCCTGCCGAATACCGCGATGTACGGGCCGAGTTGGAGGTGCTCACCACGGAGGCGTTCCGTCCCGAGCACTCCGACATCGACCGGCTGCCGACGCTCGACATCGCGCGGATCATGAACGGTGAGGACGCCACCGTGCCCACCGCCGTCGCCGCGCAACTGCCGGACATCGCGGCGGCCATCGACGCCATCGCGGAGCGGATGGGGCGCGGCGGCCGGCTCGTCTACGCCGGCGCCGGCACCGCGGGACGGCTCGGCGTGCTGGACGCGTCGGAGTGCCCGCCCACGTTCAACACGGACCCGGCCGAGGTCGTCGGACTGATCGCGGGCGGTCCGGCCGCGATGACGACGTCGGCCGAGGGGGCGGAGGACTCCGCGGAGCTGGCCGTCGCGGACCTGTCCGCGCTGGACCTCACGGCGGACGACACGGTCGTCGGCGTCTCCGCCTCGGGCCGCACCCCGTACGCGATCGGGGCGGTCGAGCACGCCCGCGCGCTCGGCGCCCTCACGGTCGGCCTGTCCTGCAACGCGGACAGCGCGCTCGCGGCAGCGGCGGAGCACGGCATCGAGGTCGTGGTGGGCCCCGAACTGCTCACGGGCTCCACCCGGCTGAAGGCGGGCACGGCGCAGAAGCTCGTCCTCAACATGCTCTCGACGATCACGATGATCCGGCTGGGGAAGACGTACGGGAACCTGATGGTCGACGTACGCGCCTCGAACGAGAAGCTGCGGGCGCGTTCACGGCGTATCGTCGCGCTCGCCACGGGTGCCTCCGACGAGGAGATCGAGGCGGCGCTGGCCGCGACGGACGGCGAGGTGAAGAACGCGATCCTCGCGATCCTGGGCGGCGTGGACGCGGCCACGGCCGCCCACCTCCTCACCACGTCGAACGGCCACCTGCGCGAAGCCCTGACGGCAGTCCCGCACGTCTAG
- the groL gene encoding chaperonin GroEL (60 kDa chaperone family; promotes refolding of misfolded polypeptides especially under stressful conditions; forms two stacked rings of heptamers to form a barrel-shaped 14mer; ends can be capped by GroES; misfolded proteins enter the barrel where they are refolded when GroES binds), which translates to MAKIIAFDEEARRGLERGMNQLADAVKVTLGPKGRNVVLEKKWGAPTITNDGVSIAKEIELEDPYEKIGAELVKEVAKKTDDVAGDGTTTATVLAQALVREGLRNVAAGANPMALKRGIEKAVEAVSGALLEQAKDVETKEQIASTASISAADTQIGELIAEAMDKVGKEGVITVEESQTFGLELELTEGMRFDKGYISAYFATDMERMEAVLDDPYILIANSKIANVKDLLPLLEKVMQGGKPLLIIAEDVEGEALSTLVVNKIRGTFKSVAVKAPGFGDRRKAMLGDIAILTGGEVISEEVGLKLENAGLDLLGRARKVVITKDETTIVDGSGSADQVQGRVNQIRAEIENSDSDYDREKLQERLAKLAGGVAVIKAGAATEVELKERKHRIEDAVRNAKAAVEEGIVAGGGVALLQASSVFEKLELTGDEATGANAVKLALEAPLKQIAVNGGLEGGVIVEKVRNLPVGHGLNAASGEYVDMIAEGIIDPAKVTRSALQNAASIAALFLTTEAVIADKPEKAAAGAGAGGGMPGGDMDF; encoded by the coding sequence ATGGCCAAGATCATCGCGTTCGACGAGGAGGCACGGCGCGGTCTCGAGCGCGGGATGAACCAGCTCGCCGACGCCGTCAAGGTCACCCTTGGCCCCAAGGGCCGTAACGTCGTCCTAGAGAAGAAGTGGGGCGCCCCCACGATCACCAACGATGGTGTTTCCATCGCCAAGGAGATCGAGCTCGAAGACCCGTACGAGAAGATCGGCGCAGAGCTGGTCAAGGAAGTCGCCAAGAAGACGGACGACGTCGCCGGCGACGGAACGACCACGGCGACCGTGCTCGCCCAGGCGCTGGTCCGCGAGGGTCTGCGCAACGTAGCCGCCGGTGCCAACCCGATGGCCCTCAAGCGCGGTATCGAGAAGGCCGTCGAGGCCGTCTCCGGTGCCCTTCTTGAGCAGGCCAAGGATGTCGAGACCAAGGAGCAGATCGCTTCCACGGCCTCCATCTCCGCCGCCGACACCCAGATCGGCGAGCTCATCGCCGAGGCGATGGACAAGGTCGGCAAGGAAGGCGTCATCACCGTCGAGGAGTCCCAGACCTTCGGTCTCGAGCTTGAGCTCACCGAGGGTATGCGCTTCGACAAGGGCTACATCTCGGCGTACTTCGCCACCGACATGGAGCGTATGGAGGCCGTCCTCGACGACCCGTACATCCTGATCGCCAACTCGAAGATCGCCAACGTCAAGGACCTGCTCCCGCTCCTCGAGAAGGTCATGCAGGGCGGCAAGCCGCTGCTGATCATCGCCGAGGACGTCGAGGGCGAGGCGCTGTCGACGCTGGTCGTCAACAAGATCCGTGGCACCTTCAAGTCCGTCGCCGTCAAGGCTCCGGGCTTCGGTGACCGCCGCAAGGCCATGCTCGGCGACATCGCCATCCTCACGGGCGGCGAGGTCATCTCCGAGGAGGTCGGCCTGAAGCTGGAGAACGCGGGTCTGGACCTGCTGGGCCGTGCCCGCAAGGTCGTCATCACCAAGGACGAGACCACGATCGTGGACGGCTCCGGCTCGGCCGACCAGGTCCAGGGCCGGGTCAACCAGATCCGTGCCGAGATCGAGAACTCCGACTCGGACTACGACCGCGAGAAGCTCCAGGAGCGTCTGGCGAAGCTGGCCGGCGGCGTGGCCGTCATCAAGGCCGGTGCCGCCACGGAGGTCGAGCTCAAGGAGCGCAAGCACCGCATCGAGGACGCCGTTCGCAACGCGAAGGCGGCCGTCGAGGAGGGCATCGTCGCCGGTGGTGGCGTGGCTCTGCTCCAGGCTTCCTCGGTGTTCGAGAAGCTTGAGCTCACGGGTGACGAGGCGACCGGCGCCAACGCCGTGAAGCTCGCCCTGGAGGCCCCGCTCAAGCAGATCGCCGTCAACGGTGGTCTCGAGGGTGGCGTCATCGTCGAGAAGGTCCGCAACCTGCCCGTCGGTCACGGCCTCAACGCCGCGTCCGGTGAGTACGTGGACATGATCGCCGAGGGCATCATCGACCCGGCGAAGGTCACGCGTTCCGCCCTGCAGAACGCCGCGTCCATCGCCGCGCTGTTCCTCACCACCGAGGCCGTCATCGCCGACAAGCCGGAGAAGGCCGCGGCCGGTGCCGGTGCCGGTGGCGGTATGCCGGGCGGTGACATGGACTTCTGA
- a CDS encoding cold-shock protein gives MAQGTVKWFNAEKGYGFIAVDGGADVFVHYSAIQMDGYRTLEEGQRVDFEISQGQKGPQADMVRLATG, from the coding sequence ATGGCTCAGGGCACCGTCAAATGGTTCAACGCGGAGAAGGGGTACGGCTTCATCGCGGTCGACGGTGGTGCGGATGTATTCGTCCACTACAGCGCGATTCAGATGGACGGCTACCGCACCCTGGAAGAGGGTCAGCGGGTCGATTTTGAGATCTCGCAAGGCCAGAAGGGGCCGCAGGCGGACATGGTCCGGCTGGCGACCGGCTGA